The sequence AGGGAGGTGCCTCATCTAGCAATGATACCACGCTGACGATTGCCCAAGGCTCGGATATGGTTTCCTTTGATGTCCACGATCATAGCAACACGTCTACTGAAGCGATTCACGTCAATATGTTCAGCTATCTCGTCAAAAATGATGTGGAGGGTGAAGGGATTGTTCCTGATCTTGCGACTGACTGGGAATTGGTCGATGACGAAACGTGGCAATTTACGCTTAGGGATGATGCTGTGTTTCATAATGGCGATCCAGTCACAGCCGAAGACGTCAAGTTTACGCTTGAACGTGTCGCCAAAGACAATACGTTGCAAGAACATGAAAATTACCGCCAAATTAACGAAGTAGAAGTGATCGATGATCACACTTTCCTTATTCACACAAACGGGCCGCAGCCAGTGTTGCTCAATCGATTGTCACGTCTTGGATCAGGCATTTTGCCGAAAGATTATATTGAAGAAAATGGCTGGGATCATTTTCTACAGGAGCCAGTCGGGTCTGGTCCCTACCAATTTGTTGAATGGATTCGTGACGATCGAGTCGTATTAGAGCGGTTCGATGATTATTTCGGCGGTGACGTAGCGGTGTGGGATCAACTCGTTTTCCGTTCGATCCCAGAGTCTTCTACTAGGGTTGGTGAAGTCATTGCAGGTGGTGTCGATATTGCCATGAATATTGCGCCCATTGACTGGGACCGGGTCAATGAAAACGAAGGCACCTCCATTGTCGAAGGACAAACAAACCGGACGATGATGTTGGTTCCGAACCACCGAGAAGAATATCCGACTTCCGATCCGCTCGTACGGGAAGCGATTGATTTGGCAATTGATAATCAGGCACTTCTCGACAACTTGATGGGCGGATCAGGAACACCGACTTTGACACGAGTCAACCCAGGGAATTTTGGCGCAAATGAAGCGCTTCATGGCGAGTACCGCTACGACCCTGACCGTGCCAAGGAGTTATTGGAAGAAGCCGGTTATGGGGATGGGCTAGAACTGACGCTGCATTCTCCAGATGGGCGCTACTTGCAAGATCGGGAAACAACAGAAGTAATTGCTGGGATGTTAAGCGAAGTCGGGATTGATGTAAAAATTGATTTCATGGAATGGAGCGCCTATGTCGATCTTCGTGATGCCCATGAACAGAAAGATTTGTATTTGATCGGCCTTACTGGTTCATTGTGGGATGCGGCTCACCAATTGCGCCACCATACGTCTATGGTCGCAGAGGACCATATTGGCTACAGCAGTGAAGAATTTGATCGGATCTATTTAGAGGCAGAAGTGAACATGGATGAAGCCGAGCGGGAACAACAGTACATCGATTTGCAGACGATGGCGGACGAAGAGTTAATCAATATTATGCTCTTCCAGCTGGATAGTTTTTACGCTGTCAATGATCGGATTCAGTTTGAGCCTCGTCTTGATGAAATGTGGAGAGTGGAGGAAATCACATTAAGCGAATAAGGATTGAAGGCTCGGAAGGAGGAAGGATGAAGACCTTGCCTTCATCCTTTTACTATCGGGGGTGGAACGATTGAGGAAGTATTTACTGTGGCGCGTTTTGCAAATCATACCGGTTCTCTTTCTAATATCGATTTTTGTGTTTGCCTTGTTGTACCTTGCTGGGGATCCTGTTGCGTTAATGCTTCCTGAGGATGCCACCCAGGAACAAGTGGATGCACTCCGGGAATCATTAGGGTTGGACCAGCCTTTTTATATTCAATATCTCTCCTTTGTTGGAGACATGATACAAGGGAATTTCGGTTATTCTTACCGTTATAGCCAGCCAGCTTTGCCGATCGTGCTGGAAAGGTTGCCGGCAACGTTCGAATTGGCCTTTGCGTCGATGATTGTAGCTGTACTGATTGCCGTCCCTCTCGGCATTCTCTCTGCAACAAAGCGAAATACAGCACTAGATGTATTCATATCCGGTGCCTCGGTATTAGGAAAAGCGATGCCGAACTTTTGGCTGGGCATTATGCTCATTCTTATGTTGGCGATTACGTATCCGTTCTTTCCTGTGTCTGGGAGCGGAAGCGTGGCTCATCTAATATTGCCCGCGATTACATTGGGAACAGGCTGTGCTGCAGAGATGACGCGTGTGTTGCGTTCAAGCATGCTGGAAACGTTAAACCAAGATTATGTGCGGACAGCCGTAAGCAAAGGGGTAAAAAACTTCTTTGTTGTTTATAAACATGCCTTTCGAAATGCGCTGATCCCGTTTATTACGATTACTTTTTTGCAAGTATCGACACTTGTCAGTGGCGCCTTGATTACAGAAGTGGTCTTTTCCTGGCCGGGACTAGGGCAGCTCTTAATTCAAGCCATTAATGGACGGGATATGGCGGTTGTGCAAGCGACTGTTTTTATCGTTGCTTTTATTGTGATTGTTGTGAACCTGATGGCCGATGTGTTGTATCGGGTTCTTGACCCTAGGATTCAATTTGATTAGGAGGGGACCCCATGCAGACAGAACAACCGGTGAAGCATTTGCGCAACCATACGACCGAGAATAGGCTAGCCAACTGGACGCGTAGGTGGGCCAGGCTCCTATTTAAAAGCAAGACCGGAACCATTGGCTTGATCATTACAGGATTGATCTTCTTGTTGGCGATATTTGCCCCTGTTCTTTCTCCTTACCATCCCAATGTCCAAAACTATGCTGCGATGAATGTACCGCCAGTATGGTTGGAAGGGGGAATGAAGGAACATCTTTTGGGGACAGACAATTTAGGGAGAGATATGCTCAGCCGAATCATCTACGGCACACAGGTCTCGCTTTTAGTCGGGGTTTGTTCCGTCGTGGTAGCGGGGGCGATTGGCATGTTTTTTGGTTTAATCGCCGGCTATTACGGGGGGTTCATTGACAATGTGCTCATGAGAATCGTTGATGCGTTTTTAGCAATCCCTAACGTCTTGTTCATTCTTGTCATCTTAGGCGTCTTATCTCCAGGGCTGTTGACTCTTATTTTTGTTATTGGATTGACGAACTGGGTCATTTATGCCCGGCTTGTTCGAGGAGATGTCTTATCCATTAAAGAACGTGAATTTATTAAAGCAGCGCGGACAATTGGAACGAAAAATCCGGTGATCATTTGCAAGCATGTATTGCCGAATGTAATGCCGTCCTTTATTGTGATTTCGACTTTGAGTGTAGCCACGACGATTGTCCTCGAAGCATCGCTCAGCTATCTAGGGCTAGGTGTTCAGCCGCCTACGGTGTCCTGGGGTGGGATGTTGTCGGCGGGGAGGGATTATCTGGCCACGAGCTGGTGGATTGCTACTTTTCCTGGATTAGCGATTATGATCACCGTTTTAGGGATTATCTTTTTAGGTGATTGGTTGCGGGATGTTTTGGATCCCCGTTCCCAAACGCTCCGTTCATAGTCTAAACGGCAGCAATTCAAGTTCTCATCTAGGAGGTTAGCGTATGGCACGACAGAACCGATTGTTAGAGGTAGAGAATTTAAAAACATACTTCCATACAGAAAACGGAACAGTCCCTTCTGTGGATGGTGTCTCGTTCCATGTGGATAGAGGGGAAACGGTGGCGATTGTAGGCGAATCAGGCAGCGGCAAAAGCGTGACGTCTTTTTCAATCATGGGTTTGGTGAGCCCACCAGGGAAGATTGAAGCGGGGCACATTCGTTTTGATGGAACGGAACTTACTTCCCTGTCGGAACGGAAAATGCGAAAAGTGAGAGGCAATGAAATTGCGATGATTTTTCAGGAACCGCTCACTTCCCTTAACCCGGTGTTTACGGTAGGCCATCAAATTTCAGAAGCGATTTTGCTTCACCAGGACACGAAAAAAGCAGAGGCGCGCAAACAAGGCATTGCTATGCTAAAACGTGTCGGCATTTCAAGAGCCGAACAAGTTTACCAGTCTTATCCACACGCTTTAAGCGGAGGGATGAGGCAGCGTGTCATGATTGCCATGGCGTTGTCGTGCAATCCGAAAATGTTAATTGCCGATGAACCAACAACTGCACTCGATGTCACGATACAAGCGCAAATTTTGCGGCTCCTTAAAAAGATTAGCAAAGAAGTCGATACGTCGATTATATTGATCACTCATGATCTTGGTGTCGTCGCAGAACTAGTCGACCGCGTCATTGTCATGTATGCTGGCCAAATTGTGGAACAAGCCGATGTGTATACGATTTTTAAGGATCCAAAACACCCGTATACGCAAGGGCTGCTGGAAAGTACGCCTAAGATTCACGAACTGCATGATGAGCTCAAGTCGATTCGCGGGGTTGTGCCAGTCCCAACAAACATGCCTACAGGTTGTCGTTTTCACCCTCGCTGTCCCCATGCGATGGACATATGCAAGGAAAAAGAACCGATGATGGTTGATCGTGATGGGAAAGCGCAAGTGCAAGTGCGTTGTTGGCTCTATGCTAGTGAGAAGGAGGATGTAGGATGATAAAGGAAGTCGCCAATACAAAGGAGGATGACACGCTTCTTGAAATCAAAGGGTTAAAAAAGCACTTCGATGTCACAAGAAAAATTTTTGCGAAAAAGAAAGACATTTTAAAAGCAGTGGACGGTGTCGACTTTATCGTAAAAAAGGGAGAGACATTTGGGATTGTAGGCGAATCGGGGTGTGGGAAATCGACAACTGGGAATATGATTATGCGTCTTGCCGATCCTACGGCAGGGTCGATCCATTTTGAAGGAAAAGACTTGAGCAAGTTGGCAAAAAATGAACAAAGCAAGATGAAAAAAGACATTCAAATGATTTTCCAGGACCCTTTTTCTTCCTTAAATCCACGAATGAGAGTGTTTGAAATCATTGCCGAGCCATTACGGACACACAAAATAGCAACAGGAAAAGAATTGAAACAACAAGTGTATGAACTACTGGACGTCGTCGGCTTGGACCGCTCGTTGGCTAAACGTTTCCCCCATGAGTTTAGCGGTGGGCAGCGTCAGCGGATTGGCATAGCCCGCGCCTTAGCGTTGCGCCCCAAGCTTATTGTATGCGATGAACCTGTATCGGCGTTGGATGTTTCAATCCAGTCACAAGTGCTTAATTTGCTTTCAAAACTGCAGAAAGATTTTGATCTCACCTATATTTTTATTGCCCACGGCCTCCCTGTCGTCAAACATATTAGTGACCGTGTGGCAGTCATGTACCTTGGAAAAATCGTCGAAACCGCAGCAACAGAGGAGCTGTTCAAGCATCCGAAACATCCGTATACAGAAGGATTGCTTCGCGCCATCCCTGTCCCAGATCCGACATTAAGAAGCTTGGATTCTGGGGAATTGCTAGAAGGGGATTTGCCAAGCCCCGTTAATCCACCAAGTGGCTGTCACTTTCGTACGCGGTGTCCTTATGCAGATGAGAAATGCAAAGCGGAGGCCCCTAAACTACAAGAAGTAGCAAAGGCCCACTATGTAGCATGCCATTATCCATTGCAAGCGGGGCGCGGGGTCATCATGGAACATGTTTAAAGGGAGAAGCTTATAAGATGCGTTCTTACTAGAAAAGGGAGGTGCAAATCGTGCAACAAACGTATGAAGCATTGAAAAACGATCCCGCCATTCAACAAGGATTGGCCTTTATTGAAGAAGATGATGAACAGACACTTGCTGAGCAAGTGGCCATGACGGAAATACCAGCGCCACCATTCAAGGAAGCGGAACGGGCGACGTACGTGCAACAGAAGTTCAGTGAATACGGACTAGAAGCAGTGCGGCGAGATAAGGAAGGCAATGTCATCGGCTCCTATAAAGGGGTGGGAGATGGGCCTGTAATCGTCCTTTCCGCTCATTTGGACACTGTCTTCCCCGAAGGAACAGACACGAAGGTAAGACGGGAACGAGACAGGTTGTGTGCCCCAGGCATTTTTGATGATACGAGAGGGCTTGCGGAAATGCTATCCATCATTCGCGCTCTGCATAGGACGAATGTAAAAACAAGCGGCACCATCCAATTCGTCGCATCGGTAGGGGAGGAAGGAATAGGGGATTTAAGAGGTGTAAAAGCTTTTTTTGCTGACTCGCCGCATGTTGACGCCTTTATTTCTATTGACGGAACAGGTGTAGGGCATATCGTCTATGAAGGAACAGGCAGCTGTCGTTATAAAATCACGTATTCGGCAACGGGTGGGCATAGCTATGGCGACTTCGGGCTACCAAGTGCGATTCATGCCGCTGGAAGGGCAGTTGCAGCAATTGCCGATTGCCGGCCGCCGACTGAACCAAAAACGACCTTTACGATTGGAGAAATTGCTGGCGGAACGGCAGTCAATGCGATTGCAAGCTCTGCTTCCTTTCACCTTGATGTCCGTTCGACAAGTCCACAAGCGTTGGAACAGTTGGAATCGACTTTCTTAAAAGCATGCGAACAAGCGGCTGAACAAGAAAATAGCCATTGGCAAAAGCACGATGTCACAGTCGATATAAAACGAGTCGGCGACCGCCCCGCAGGACGGCAAGATAAAGAGGCAACGATTGTGCAAGCTGTTGTTCAGGCAAGCAAGGAGCTAGGCATTGCTCCGACTTTGAAAGGGGCAGCGAGTACCGATTCCAATATTCCGATTCACTTAGGAATCCCGGCGGTCACTGTGGGACGAGGAGGGAATGGAGGAGGAACACATACGCTCGGGGAGTGGTTTGAACCTGTGCATGCTTATCTCTCGCCCCAAAGAACGTTTTTGGCTGCCCTTGCCCTTGTCGGCGTTGACCAAGTGTCTCGTCCACTTCTCGCCTAGTCGCCTAGCAAACACCGTCATTCCGGTAAAAAATGTATACAAATAAAGGTGGAACCGATGTCCAGTCAATTGGATGCTGACAACATGAAAAAGCCAAGCAAGGCAACCTACAAATATGTGGTGCTCGGTGTGCTGCTGCTATTCTTGTTTGCCTCTCCTTTCTTGCCTGTTCCCGAGTCGATGGAACTGAGAGGGTGGAGCGCTCTTGCCGTGGTAACTTTAGGGATTGGACTGTGGTTTACCCATCTCCTTCCTCCGGCAGTGACTGCAATGCTTCTGATTGTCCTCTTCCCTTTGTTTGGCGTTCTAACGTTTGAACAATCAGCGGCGAGCCTAGGCAAAGAAGTGATTTGGCTAATCATCGCCATGCTAATGATGGGCGCCGCGGTTGAACGTACTGGATTGGACAAACGCATTGCATTCACGATCCTGATGCTGACAAAAGGAAATATCCGCCTTGTCCTACTAGCATTAATTTTTGTCGGGTTTGTGTTAACGTTTTTTCTTCCGAATGCGATCGGAAGAGTCGTCGTTTTGCTGCCGATTGCTTTAGGGGTTGTCCAGTCATTGGCAGGAACTGGCGGGCCGAACGTAGGAAAAGCGAGCATGTTTGCGATAACGTATACACCTATTATCTGTTCAGTCGCGTTAATAACTGGGGCAACGGGCTCTGTCTATGCAGCAAGTCTGTTTGAAACGATGCTCGGCTTTGAATGGCGTTACTTGTACTGGATGGCGGTCATGTTGCCGTCGACGCTTGCCATACTACTTATTCTTTGGCTTGCGCTTCTATGGCTATTTCCTATAAAGGCTGGGAAGCACGCTCAAGGAGAAGCTTATTTTGAACAGGAAAAAGACAAGCTTGGTCCAATGTCATTCCAGGAGAAGACGCTGCTCATTTTGTACGTCTTGTTAATCACGCTATGGACAACACAAAGCGTGCATCAGCTGTCTATTTCTTTCTCCGCCGTGTTGATTGTGATTGCTTTGTACATTCCGGGCATCCAACTCATGGAGTGGAAAGAAGCAGTAGCCAAAGTGGATTGGTCCATTCCTCTCTTGTTTTCTGCGGGCTTTTCAATGGCGGAAGCATTTGAAGCAGGTGGCGTTGTTCAGTGGTCTTCATCGTTGGCTTCTGCTCATTTAAATGGATTGCCAGCGTTCACACTAGCCGTGTCCTTGTTGCTCGTTGTTGCGGCTATTCGTATCGGTTTTACCAATTTAACTGCTATGATTGCGTCTTTGATGCCTGTGGCATTAACGTTTGCGGCAGGATCGAATGTGAACCCGGTCTGGCTGGGAATGATTTGCCTTGCTGCTTGCAGCACAGGCTTTCTGTTCCCTTCCCAGTCGGTAGGGACAATGATGACGTATGCTCTCGGTTACTATACAAGCCAGGAACTATTGAAAGTAGGAGCGATCCTAACATTATCGGTCATTGTCATAACCCTTCTGGCTGCATTTCTTTATTGGCCGCTTATTGGCCTGCCAGTTCATTAAGTGCTAAAAGCGAAGAAATTCGCTGTAAAAGGGTGGAAACAACGCTGTTTAAAGGAGATTAATGGATGTTAAAAAATAAAAGCATAACGGAGAAGAAAAGAAACATTGAAGAAGCGGTAGATCGAAGAGACAGCGAGTTGCGGCAGCTGGCGCTGAATATTCACGACCACCCAGAGTTGGGGTATCAAGAGTATAAGGCTTCTAACTGGCTGTCGACTTTGCTGGAAAAGGAAGGGTTTGCCGTGAAGCGAGGGATAGCTGGGCTGGACACAGCTTTTACAGCCACTTGGGCAGGGAAGGCAGGGGGGCCTGTTATTGGCTTGTTAGCGGAATATGATGCGTTGCCAGGTCTTGGCCATGCCTGTGGCCATAACCTTATTGGCACTTCTTCTGTCGGTGCAGCGCTTGCATTAAAGGATGCGTTTCCAGAACTCCAGGCAACGATCCAGGTGATCGGAACGCCAGCGGAAGAAGGATTAGGCGGG is a genomic window of Shouchella clausii containing:
- a CDS encoding ABC transporter substrate-binding protein, producing MKRPFLMQMMPIVVGGLLLSGCMTNEENMTTAPDAGGEGGASSSNDTTLTIAQGSDMVSFDVHDHSNTSTEAIHVNMFSYLVKNDVEGEGIVPDLATDWELVDDETWQFTLRDDAVFHNGDPVTAEDVKFTLERVAKDNTLQEHENYRQINEVEVIDDHTFLIHTNGPQPVLLNRLSRLGSGILPKDYIEENGWDHFLQEPVGSGPYQFVEWIRDDRVVLERFDDYFGGDVAVWDQLVFRSIPESSTRVGEVIAGGVDIAMNIAPIDWDRVNENEGTSIVEGQTNRTMMLVPNHREEYPTSDPLVREAIDLAIDNQALLDNLMGGSGTPTLTRVNPGNFGANEALHGEYRYDPDRAKELLEEAGYGDGLELTLHSPDGRYLQDRETTEVIAGMLSEVGIDVKIDFMEWSAYVDLRDAHEQKDLYLIGLTGSLWDAAHQLRHHTSMVAEDHIGYSSEEFDRIYLEAEVNMDEAEREQQYIDLQTMADEELINIMLFQLDSFYAVNDRIQFEPRLDEMWRVEEITLSE
- a CDS encoding ABC transporter permease is translated as MRKYLLWRVLQIIPVLFLISIFVFALLYLAGDPVALMLPEDATQEQVDALRESLGLDQPFYIQYLSFVGDMIQGNFGYSYRYSQPALPIVLERLPATFELAFASMIVAVLIAVPLGILSATKRNTALDVFISGASVLGKAMPNFWLGIMLILMLAITYPFFPVSGSGSVAHLILPAITLGTGCAAEMTRVLRSSMLETLNQDYVRTAVSKGVKNFFVVYKHAFRNALIPFITITFLQVSTLVSGALITEVVFSWPGLGQLLIQAINGRDMAVVQATVFIVAFIVIVVNLMADVLYRVLDPRIQFD
- a CDS encoding ABC transporter permease, with the translated sequence MQTEQPVKHLRNHTTENRLANWTRRWARLLFKSKTGTIGLIITGLIFLLAIFAPVLSPYHPNVQNYAAMNVPPVWLEGGMKEHLLGTDNLGRDMLSRIIYGTQVSLLVGVCSVVVAGAIGMFFGLIAGYYGGFIDNVLMRIVDAFLAIPNVLFILVILGVLSPGLLTLIFVIGLTNWVIYARLVRGDVLSIKEREFIKAARTIGTKNPVIICKHVLPNVMPSFIVISTLSVATTIVLEASLSYLGLGVQPPTVSWGGMLSAGRDYLATSWWIATFPGLAIMITVLGIIFLGDWLRDVLDPRSQTLRS
- a CDS encoding ABC transporter ATP-binding protein — its product is MARQNRLLEVENLKTYFHTENGTVPSVDGVSFHVDRGETVAIVGESGSGKSVTSFSIMGLVSPPGKIEAGHIRFDGTELTSLSERKMRKVRGNEIAMIFQEPLTSLNPVFTVGHQISEAILLHQDTKKAEARKQGIAMLKRVGISRAEQVYQSYPHALSGGMRQRVMIAMALSCNPKMLIADEPTTALDVTIQAQILRLLKKISKEVDTSIILITHDLGVVAELVDRVIVMYAGQIVEQADVYTIFKDPKHPYTQGLLESTPKIHELHDELKSIRGVVPVPTNMPTGCRFHPRCPHAMDICKEKEPMMVDRDGKAQVQVRCWLYASEKEDVG
- a CDS encoding ABC transporter ATP-binding protein is translated as MIKEVANTKEDDTLLEIKGLKKHFDVTRKIFAKKKDILKAVDGVDFIVKKGETFGIVGESGCGKSTTGNMIMRLADPTAGSIHFEGKDLSKLAKNEQSKMKKDIQMIFQDPFSSLNPRMRVFEIIAEPLRTHKIATGKELKQQVYELLDVVGLDRSLAKRFPHEFSGGQRQRIGIARALALRPKLIVCDEPVSALDVSIQSQVLNLLSKLQKDFDLTYIFIAHGLPVVKHISDRVAVMYLGKIVETAATEELFKHPKHPYTEGLLRAIPVPDPTLRSLDSGELLEGDLPSPVNPPSGCHFRTRCPYADEKCKAEAPKLQEVAKAHYVACHYPLQAGRGVIMEHV
- a CDS encoding M20/M25/M40 family metallo-hydrolase, translated to MQQTYEALKNDPAIQQGLAFIEEDDEQTLAEQVAMTEIPAPPFKEAERATYVQQKFSEYGLEAVRRDKEGNVIGSYKGVGDGPVIVLSAHLDTVFPEGTDTKVRRERDRLCAPGIFDDTRGLAEMLSIIRALHRTNVKTSGTIQFVASVGEEGIGDLRGVKAFFADSPHVDAFISIDGTGVGHIVYEGTGSCRYKITYSATGGHSYGDFGLPSAIHAAGRAVAAIADCRPPTEPKTTFTIGEIAGGTAVNAIASSASFHLDVRSTSPQALEQLESTFLKACEQAAEQENSHWQKHDVTVDIKRVGDRPAGRQDKEATIVQAVVQASKELGIAPTLKGAASTDSNIPIHLGIPAVTVGRGGNGGGTHTLGEWFEPVHAYLSPQRTFLAALALVGVDQVSRPLLA
- a CDS encoding SLC13 family permease, translated to MSSQLDADNMKKPSKATYKYVVLGVLLLFLFASPFLPVPESMELRGWSALAVVTLGIGLWFTHLLPPAVTAMLLIVLFPLFGVLTFEQSAASLGKEVIWLIIAMLMMGAAVERTGLDKRIAFTILMLTKGNIRLVLLALIFVGFVLTFFLPNAIGRVVVLLPIALGVVQSLAGTGGPNVGKASMFAITYTPIICSVALITGATGSVYAASLFETMLGFEWRYLYWMAVMLPSTLAILLILWLALLWLFPIKAGKHAQGEAYFEQEKDKLGPMSFQEKTLLILYVLLITLWTTQSVHQLSISFSAVLIVIALYIPGIQLMEWKEAVAKVDWSIPLLFSAGFSMAEAFEAGGVVQWSSSLASAHLNGLPAFTLAVSLLLVVAAIRIGFTNLTAMIASLMPVALTFAAGSNVNPVWLGMICLAACSTGFLFPSQSVGTMMTYALGYYTSQELLKVGAILTLSVIVITLLAAFLYWPLIGLPVH